The following proteins are encoded in a genomic region of Arachis ipaensis cultivar K30076 chromosome B02, Araip1.1, whole genome shotgun sequence:
- the LOC107627293 gene encoding protein DOWNY MILDEW RESISTANCE 6-like → MDHDKKDKSRSLFSTGNSAQEMGFTYVPQRYVIPTLQRPSLAPKYANVAVIDIAALRNNSLSTGNRFRVIQEISDACRSLGFFQIVNHGISESVLEGAISVASKFFDLPTKEKLKLGSSDVRKPVRYATSLKDGVDKHQFWRVFLKHYAHPLNDWIHMWPDNPPDYREKMGRYCEEIKKVSLEVMEAILESLKLKASTTPALTKKLEDGMQVMAVNCYPPCPEPAMALGLPPHSDYSCLTIAYQNCQGLEIMDSTACSWKLVPHVPYALQVHIGDHFEVLSNGLFKSVVHRATLHRDRTRFSIVSLFSLGMDDKMGVAADLIDDDDEHPKKYRESSFRDFLDFLASNDIAQGKNFIDTLKIQKNN, encoded by the exons atggatCATGATAAGAAGGACAAATCAAGGTCATTATTCTCAACAGGAAATAGTGCTCAAGAGATGGGTTTCACTTATGTTCCACAACGTTACGTGATTCCAACTTTGCAAAGGCCCAGTTTGGCACCAAAATATGCTAACGTTGCTGTTATTGACATAGCTGCGCTCAGGAATAATAGCTTGTCAACAGGAAATAGGTTTCGTGTAATTCAAGAAATTAGCGATGCCTGTCGTAGTTTGGGCTTCTTTCAA ATTGTAAACCACGGAATAAGTGAGTCAGTGTTGGAGGGAGCAATATCCGTAGCATCGAAGTTTTTCGATTTGCCGACAAAGGAAAAGTTGAAATTGGGTTCAAGTGATGTGCGCAAGCCAGTGAGGTACGCAACAAGCTTGAAAGATGGGGTTGATAAGCATCAATTTTGGAGGGTTTTTCTAAAACACTATGCTCACCCCTTGAACGATTGGATTCACATGTGGCCTGATAATCCACCAGACTACAG GGAAAAGATGGGGAGATATTgtgaagaaataaagaaagtgaGCCTAGAGGTGATGGAAGCAATCCTAGAAAGTCTGAAATTGAAGGCATCAACAACACCGGCTCTAACAAAAAAACTTGAAGATGGGATGCAAGTGATGGCAGTGAACTGCTACCCACCATGTCCAGAGCCAGCTATGGCCTTAGGCCTTCCACCACACTCTGACTACAGCTGCCTCACCATCGCGTACCAAAACTGCCAAGGCCTTGAGATAATGGATTCTACCGCGTGTTCTTGGAAGTTAGTTCCACATGTTCCTTATGCACTTCAGGTTCATATCGGTGATCACTTTGAGGTGCTAAGCAATGGTTTGTTCAAGAGTGTTGTCCATAGAGCTACTCTTCACAGGGACAGGACAAGGTTCTCCATTGTTAGCTTGTTTAGTTTGGGAATGGATGATAAGATGGGGGTTGCTGCAGAccttattgatgatgatgatgagcatcCAAAGAAGTACAGGGAAAGCAGCTTCAGAGATTTTCTTGATTTTCTTGCATCTAATGACATTGCTCAAGGGAAGAACTTCATTGATACGCTGAAGATCCAAAAGAATAATTAG